One Leptolyngbya sp. 'hensonii' genomic window carries:
- a CDS encoding YlqD family protein: MDASNSQLLLKRAVTVKAIVTPRWKEEAQQQLQAQINQLDSQLQQLEMQGQRMIAEIQRQSLQPPGPQVMQQIENVQMQVNEKKSELLEQKNQILQQLSQVQVLELDQEVNQGQIESFFRVATGDNLIQKMQVEVLLRDGVVEEIRGDV, from the coding sequence ATGGATGCCTCCAATTCGCAACTCCTTTTGAAGCGAGCCGTTACTGTTAAAGCGATCGTGACTCCCCGCTGGAAGGAAGAAGCCCAGCAGCAGCTCCAGGCTCAAATTAACCAGCTTGACAGCCAGCTCCAGCAACTTGAAATGCAAGGACAGCGGATGATTGCCGAAATTCAGAGACAATCGCTTCAACCCCCTGGTCCCCAGGTGATGCAGCAGATCGAGAATGTTCAGATGCAGGTTAACGAGAAGAAGAGTGAGCTGCTAGAGCAGAAAAATCAGATCCTGCAGCAACTCTCCCAGGTCCAGGTGCTGGAACTGGATCAGGAAGTGAATCAGGGTCAGATTGAGAGCTTCTTCCGAGTCGCAACTGGAGATAATCTGATTCAGAAAATGCAGGTAGAAGTTCTCCTGCGAGATGGCGTTGTTGAAGAAATTCGGGGAGACGTTTAA
- a CDS encoding AMP-binding protein, with protein MNRPVTYTYTDIERTNLTRLVDYSSIQAIPEIWPLAAQRFGTVLALKDSHSKPEVSLTYTELNQQIQQFAAGLQTLGVGAGDRVALFADNSPRWFIADQGTMTAGAIDAVRSSQAEREELAFILADSGSTTLIAEDLATLEKLRPRLVDLPIGQVVLLSDEISPTEDAFKVVNFTQLLDLGAGHTPKGVNQTREMLATLIYTSGTTGKPKGVMLSHGNLISQILTLGTIVQPQAGAHVLSILPTWHSYERTCEYFLLSQGCTQYYTNIRYVKRDLREVRPNFMVAVPRLWESIYEGIQKQFREQPEGKQKLVNFFLEISQKYIIARRTARNLNLLKQHPSWLDRLLAGVQMVVLAPVHALADRMVYHKVREATGSQIRQVISGGGALAPHLDLFFEIVGVEILVGYGLTETSPVTNARRPWRNLRGSAGQPLPGTEIKIVDLETRQPLPQGQRGLVLIRGPQIMQGYYQNPEATAKAIDPEGWFDSGDLGWVTPENDLVLTGRAKDTIVLTNGENIEPQPIEDACLRSVYVDQIMLVGQDQKSLGALIVPNLETLKQWAEKQPGFTELVAAIEAQSSDLEEKLNAGAVQTLYRQELNREVQNRPGYRVDDRIGPFRLLAIPFSMENGMLTQTLKIRRPVVMERYRGMIDGMFAD; from the coding sequence ATGAATCGCCCTGTTACCTACACCTACACCGATATTGAACGGACCAACCTAACTCGGCTGGTCGATTACAGCAGTATTCAGGCCATTCCTGAGATCTGGCCCCTAGCAGCACAACGCTTTGGGACGGTCCTAGCCCTGAAGGACAGCCACAGCAAGCCGGAAGTCTCCCTGACTTACACCGAGCTGAATCAACAGATCCAGCAGTTTGCGGCAGGGCTACAGACATTGGGGGTAGGCGCGGGCGATCGGGTAGCTCTGTTCGCTGACAACAGCCCCCGCTGGTTTATTGCCGATCAGGGGACCATGACGGCTGGGGCGATCGATGCTGTTCGCAGTTCCCAGGCGGAGCGGGAGGAACTGGCCTTCATCCTGGCCGACAGTGGCAGCACCACCCTGATTGCAGAAGACCTGGCGACTCTGGAGAAACTGCGACCCCGATTGGTCGATCTCCCGATCGGGCAGGTGGTCCTCCTATCCGATGAGATCTCCCCCACGGAAGATGCCTTCAAGGTCGTGAATTTCACCCAACTGCTGGATCTGGGAGCTGGTCATACTCCCAAGGGCGTGAACCAAACGCGGGAGATGCTGGCCACTCTGATCTATACCTCTGGGACCACAGGTAAACCCAAGGGGGTGATGCTGAGCCATGGTAACCTGATCTCCCAGATTTTGACTTTGGGCACGATCGTGCAGCCTCAGGCAGGGGCTCATGTCCTCAGTATTCTCCCCACCTGGCACAGCTATGAGCGGACCTGTGAGTACTTCTTGCTCTCTCAGGGTTGCACCCAGTACTACACCAATATTCGCTATGTGAAGCGGGATCTGAGGGAGGTGCGGCCCAACTTTATGGTTGCTGTGCCCCGGCTGTGGGAGTCCATTTACGAGGGAATTCAAAAGCAATTTCGGGAGCAACCCGAAGGGAAACAAAAACTGGTCAATTTCTTTCTGGAAATCAGTCAGAAATATATTATTGCCCGACGCACAGCCCGCAATCTGAATCTGTTGAAACAGCATCCATCCTGGCTCGATCGCCTTCTAGCGGGGGTCCAGATGGTTGTTCTGGCTCCGGTACATGCCCTGGCCGATCGTATGGTCTATCACAAGGTGCGGGAGGCTACAGGCAGCCAGATCCGGCAGGTGATCAGTGGCGGTGGAGCCCTGGCCCCCCACCTGGACCTGTTCTTTGAGATTGTGGGTGTGGAAATTCTGGTGGGTTATGGTCTGACGGAAACCTCCCCCGTCACCAATGCCCGTCGCCCCTGGCGCAACCTGCGAGGTTCTGCGGGTCAGCCCCTACCCGGCACGGAAATCAAAATTGTGGATCTGGAAACTCGCCAGCCCCTGCCCCAGGGACAGCGGGGCCTGGTGCTGATTCGGGGGCCTCAGATTATGCAAGGCTACTATCAAAATCCGGAGGCTACGGCCAAGGCAATCGATCCAGAGGGTTGGTTTGATAGTGGGGATCTGGGTTGGGTGACCCCGGAGAATGACCTAGTCTTGACGGGGCGGGCCAAGGACACGATCGTCCTGACCAATGGGGAGAACATCGAACCCCAGCCGATTGAAGATGCCTGCTTGCGCAGCGTTTATGTCGATCAGATTATGCTGGTGGGTCAGGATCAAAAATCCCTCGGAGCCCTGATTGTGCCCAATCTGGAAACCCTGAAGCAGTGGGCAGAAAAGCAGCCCGGTTTCACAGAGTTGGTGGCTGCCATTGAGGCTCAAAGTTCGGATTTGGAAGAAAAATTGAATGCTGGGGCTGTGCAGACTCTGTACCGACAGGAGTTGAATCGGGAAGTGCAGAATCGACCGGGATATCGGGTGGACGATCGGATCGGTCCTTTCCGCTTGCTGGCTATTCCTTTTTCCATGGAAAATGGCATGCTAACCCAAACCCTAAAAATTCGCAGACCTGTCGTGATGGAACGCTATCGCGGTATGATTGACGGGATGTTCGCTGATTAG
- a CDS encoding PAS domain S-box protein, translated as MSKPTILCVDDEPNVLLTLRTQLLRHFPDYTIEIAQSATEALELVEDLLEDGVAVPLVIADQIMPGMRGDAFLIELHARHPKILKVMLTGQARAEDVGNVVNQGNLYRFLTKPWSEADLSLTITEAIRRYQQDQQLAQQQLALEQANCKLELLTADLEQQVQQRTKQLQHREQQLRLFVEHTPAAVAMFDRDMQYLLTSRRWKEDYHLDDQDIIGRSHYQVFPTLPDRCKEVHQRCLAGSVERCEEDCLVLSDGTVIWTQWEIRPWYTEADVIGGIIMFTQIITERKQAQEALRESEERFRLLSEISPVGIFRNDLQGRCIYANAKTLEITGLTLEENLGDGWGRNLHPEDRDWMYAAWSHFVEQVNLNHLAEYQVEHRYLYPDGTLKWIFAQAVPEQNAAGEVVGFIGSVVDITKRMLIEEAAKAREHQLISLLNNIPHIAWLKDRQGHFLAVNEPFGQACGYTPAELVGQTDLDIWPRELAEAYRRDDLNVIALGRQKRVEERLLTAEGIAQWIETIKTPIFNDRGEAIGTAGIAMDITERKQVAQALQQLNHELEERVEQRTRELQQQGQHLRSERLRLQLALDAAKMGTWSCNLHSGELIWSERAQEIFGFVPGSFPGDRETFLAMIHLEDYDRVLQAIGDTFEQNVPYNIEYRIRRLDGEIRWIAVWGIVPQDVPPPERQIVGVVTDISDRKQSEEALRRLNFDLELRVENRTAELKEAKEAAEAANQAKSAFLANMSHELRTPLNAILGFSQLMARDINLTEVKRQQLSIINRSGEHLLNLINDILEMSKIEAGRATLNSICFDLYELLDHLEDMFRLRAAQKALRLTFHRATDVPHYVRADDNKLRQILINLVGNAVKFTAQGTVQLTVAVAPSPEARNPINSTSTSDSLTLLFEVQDTGPGIEPDELDSLFEPFMQSQKRQSTQEGTGLGLAISRQFVQLMGGKLTIARTSEQGSTFAFSIRVQPEIAPDSSQRSCCQQIIGIAPGQPPYRMLVVEDNETNCHLLMQLLASIGFEVQAAMNGQASIDLWETWHPHLIWMDLRMPGLDGYEATRQIRSKEAERYQSACHPQSSTVPSSPDQTIIIALTASAFEEERARVLEVGCNDFVRKPFQENTLLQKITKYLGVQYVYAETEADALDKRMKGWPLSATDRVVALKTMPANWVRELHQAASLLDRQQIERLIQQIPPEQALLAEDLMKKLHNFDLEHIIEVTQESLGGS; from the coding sequence ATGAGTAAGCCAACAATCCTCTGTGTGGATGATGAACCCAACGTTCTCCTCACCCTGAGAACCCAGTTGTTGAGGCACTTTCCCGACTACACGATCGAAATTGCTCAAAGTGCCACTGAAGCTCTGGAGTTGGTTGAGGATCTCCTGGAGGATGGGGTCGCTGTTCCCCTGGTCATTGCCGATCAGATTATGCCAGGGATGAGAGGGGATGCTTTTTTGATTGAACTGCATGCCCGCCATCCCAAAATTTTGAAAGTCATGCTGACCGGGCAAGCCAGAGCGGAAGATGTGGGCAATGTGGTTAACCAGGGTAATCTCTACCGTTTTCTCACCAAACCCTGGAGTGAAGCCGATCTGAGCCTGACGATCACAGAAGCCATCCGACGCTATCAACAAGACCAGCAACTTGCTCAACAGCAGTTAGCGCTGGAACAGGCTAATTGCAAACTGGAATTGCTGACTGCCGATCTGGAACAGCAGGTTCAGCAGCGCACCAAACAACTGCAACATCGGGAACAACAATTGCGACTCTTTGTTGAGCATACCCCTGCAGCAGTAGCCATGTTCGATCGGGACATGCAGTATCTCCTGACCTCTCGGCGCTGGAAAGAGGATTACCATCTGGATGATCAGGATATTATCGGACGATCGCACTATCAGGTTTTCCCCACCCTGCCCGATCGCTGTAAGGAAGTCCACCAGCGCTGTCTGGCCGGGTCTGTGGAACGTTGTGAGGAAGACTGCCTGGTTCTGAGCGATGGGACAGTCATCTGGACCCAGTGGGAGATTCGACCCTGGTACACCGAAGCTGATGTAATTGGCGGCATCATTATGTTTACCCAGATCATCACTGAACGCAAACAGGCTCAGGAAGCTCTGCGAGAGAGTGAAGAACGGTTTCGCCTGTTGTCAGAAATCAGCCCTGTGGGGATCTTTCGCAATGATCTTCAGGGACGTTGTATTTATGCCAATGCCAAAACTCTGGAAATTACTGGCCTGACTCTGGAAGAGAATCTAGGAGATGGCTGGGGCCGGAATTTGCATCCGGAAGATCGGGACTGGATGTATGCCGCTTGGTCCCATTTCGTAGAGCAAGTCAATCTCAACCATCTGGCTGAGTACCAGGTTGAGCACCGCTATCTCTATCCCGATGGCACGCTCAAGTGGATATTTGCCCAGGCTGTGCCCGAACAGAATGCGGCGGGGGAAGTGGTGGGCTTTATTGGCTCAGTGGTGGATATTACCAAGCGTATGCTGATTGAAGAGGCGGCCAAAGCCCGTGAACATCAGTTGATCTCACTCCTGAATAACATTCCCCACATTGCCTGGCTTAAGGATCGACAAGGCCATTTTCTGGCTGTTAACGAACCCTTCGGTCAGGCTTGTGGTTATACTCCGGCTGAATTAGTTGGACAAACTGATCTGGATATTTGGCCTCGCGAACTGGCTGAAGCTTATCGCCGTGACGATCTCAATGTCATTGCCCTTGGACGACAAAAGCGTGTCGAGGAAAGATTGCTGACAGCAGAGGGGATAGCGCAGTGGATCGAAACCATTAAAACTCCGATTTTCAATGATCGGGGGGAGGCCATTGGAACTGCTGGAATTGCCATGGATATTACCGAGCGTAAACAAGTGGCGCAGGCTCTGCAGCAACTCAACCACGAGCTGGAGGAACGGGTAGAGCAGCGAACCAGGGAATTACAGCAGCAGGGACAACATCTTCGATCGGAGCGCTTGCGGTTACAACTCGCTCTGGATGCCGCAAAAATGGGAACCTGGAGTTGCAACCTTCACTCTGGGGAACTGATCTGGTCGGAGCGGGCCCAGGAAATCTTTGGCTTTGTGCCAGGTTCTTTTCCGGGAGATCGGGAAACGTTCCTGGCCATGATCCATCTGGAGGATTACGATCGGGTGCTGCAGGCGATCGGAGATACTTTTGAACAGAATGTTCCTTACAACATCGAATACCGAATTCGCCGCCTGGATGGCGAAATTCGTTGGATAGCTGTCTGGGGAATTGTTCCCCAGGACGTTCCCCCGCCTGAACGGCAAATTGTGGGGGTGGTCACGGATATTAGCGATCGGAAGCAAAGTGAAGAAGCCCTGCGTCGTCTGAACTTCGACCTGGAATTGCGGGTAGAAAATCGGACGGCTGAACTGAAGGAAGCCAAAGAAGCTGCTGAAGCGGCCAACCAGGCCAAGAGCGCTTTTCTGGCCAACATGAGCCACGAACTACGCACCCCTCTGAATGCGATTCTGGGATTTTCCCAGTTAATGGCCCGGGATATTAACCTGACAGAAGTAAAGAGGCAACAGCTCAGTATCATTAATCGCAGTGGTGAACACCTGCTCAATTTGATCAACGATATTCTAGAAATGTCCAAGATTGAAGCAGGTCGCGCAACCTTAAATAGCATTTGCTTCGATCTGTATGAGCTGCTTGATCACCTGGAGGACATGTTCCGGTTACGGGCTGCCCAGAAAGCCTTGCGATTGACTTTCCATCGTGCAACGGATGTGCCCCATTATGTACGAGCCGATGACAATAAATTGCGTCAGATTTTGATCAACTTGGTGGGCAATGCTGTCAAGTTTACCGCCCAAGGGACTGTTCAATTGACTGTTGCAGTCGCCCCCTCCCCAGAGGCAAGGAACCCGATTAATTCTACGTCCACTTCTGATTCTCTAACCCTTTTATTTGAGGTCCAAGATACCGGTCCCGGCATTGAGCCCGATGAGTTGGATAGCCTGTTTGAACCTTTCATGCAATCCCAAAAACGCCAGAGCACCCAGGAAGGGACTGGGTTGGGGTTGGCGATCAGCCGACAGTTTGTGCAGTTAATGGGTGGCAAGCTAACCATTGCCAGAACATCAGAACAGGGTTCGACCTTCGCCTTTTCCATCCGGGTACAACCCGAAATTGCCCCTGACTCCAGTCAACGTTCCTGTTGTCAACAAATCATTGGGATTGCCCCGGGTCAGCCACCTTACCGTATGTTAGTGGTGGAAGATAATGAAACCAACTGCCACTTGCTGATGCAACTTTTGGCGTCGATCGGATTTGAAGTCCAGGCTGCGATGAATGGGCAGGCGTCGATCGACCTGTGGGAGACGTGGCATCCCCACCTGATCTGGATGGACCTGCGCATGCCTGGTTTGGATGGATATGAGGCTACCCGACAAATCAGGAGCAAGGAAGCGGAGCGTTACCAATCAGCCTGCCACCCCCAATCTTCAACTGTCCCTTCCTCCCCAGATCAGACTATTATCATTGCCCTGACGGCCAGTGCTTTCGAAGAAGAACGGGCTAGAGTTTTGGAAGTTGGCTGTAATGACTTTGTTCGCAAACCCTTTCAGGAAAATACCCTGCTCCAAAAGATCACTAAATATTTGGGCGTTCAATACGTCTATGCTGAAACAGAGGCCGATGCATTGGACAAGCGCATGAAGGGATGGCCCCTGTCTGCAACCGATCGGGTGGTGGCCCTCAAAACCATGCCTGCCAATTGGGTTAGAGAACTCCATCAGGCTGCCAGTCTGCTCGATCGGCAGCAGATCGAACGATTGATCCAGCAAATTCCCCCAGAACAGGCTCTCCTGGCAGAAGACTTGATGAAAAAACTGCACAACTTTGATCTGGAACACATCATAGAAGTGACCCAGGAGAGCCTGGGGGGTTCGTGA